In one Drosophila albomicans strain 15112-1751.03 chromosome X, ASM965048v2, whole genome shotgun sequence genomic region, the following are encoded:
- the LOC117577889 gene encoding uncharacterized protein LOC117577889: MWSKIAITGALAVMGGALYVSAVDNFAYVDRSLEVAMPKAKRHVAKE, translated from the coding sequence ATGTGGTCCAAGATTGCGATTACCGGTGCTCTGGCTGTAATGGGCGGCGCTCTTTATGTCAGCGCCGTGGACAACTTTGCGTATGTGGATCGCTCGCTGGAGGTTGCGATGCCCAAGGCGAAGCGTCATGTGGCCAAGGAATAG